In the genome of Desulfobulbaceae bacterium DB1, one region contains:
- a CDS encoding antitoxin → MSLTHHILADVSAGISELKKNPMGVVQQGDGGPVAILNRNEPVFYAIPAKAFEAMMDKLEDIELAAIVEARKDQSEIEVDINEL, encoded by the coding sequence ATGAGTTTAACACATCATATTTTAGCAGACGTAAGCGCCGGGATATCCGAATTGAAAAAAAACCCTATGGGTGTTGTTCAGCAGGGGGATGGTGGCCCGGTTGCTATACTGAATCGCAACGAACCTGTATTTTATGCAATACCCGCTAAAGCCTTTGAGGCGATGATGGATAAGCTGGAAGATATAGAGTTGGCAGCTATCGTTGAGGCTCGGAAGGATCAATCCGAAATTGAGGTTGATATCAATGAGCTCTAA
- a CDS encoding sodium:alanine symporter family protein produces the protein MATIELLISTLSGWIWGPPMLILLVGTGLYLTILLRGMQFRALPHALRLIWHKELGTEGDISHFAALMTALAATVGIGNIVGVATAISIGGPGAVFWMWMTGLVGMATKYAEAVLAVKYREKGEYGMRGGPMYYLAKGAGLPRLAWLFALFTAMATFGIGNMTQANAVAAIFQSTFNIEPWLTGTVLMLLTGLVILGGIKSIGRFTSLLVPFMIVGYVGAALLVLTLNASEIPHALYLIFYHAFNPSAATGGFVGATVAAAMRYGVARGVFSNESGLGSAPIAAAAARTKDPVKQALVSMTQTFIDTLVVCTMTALVILTAPCWLQGVAPGQLTSASFGDTLGQGGVVIVALATGLFAYSTLIGWNYYGEKAVEYLAGPRAINPYRVVFVCVVIVGAMMKLEFVWNFSDLMNGMMAIPNIIGLLLLSQVVKTETARYFKR, from the coding sequence ATGGCTACGATTGAATTGTTGATTTCCACCCTGTCCGGCTGGATCTGGGGCCCGCCCATGCTGATTTTACTGGTGGGCACCGGACTCTACCTGACCATACTGCTGCGCGGCATGCAGTTCCGGGCCCTGCCCCACGCCCTGCGTCTGATCTGGCACAAGGAACTGGGCACGGAAGGAGACATCAGTCATTTTGCGGCGCTCATGACCGCCCTTGCCGCCACGGTGGGCATCGGCAATATCGTCGGCGTGGCCACAGCCATTTCCATCGGCGGGCCGGGAGCGGTGTTCTGGATGTGGATGACGGGCCTGGTCGGCATGGCGACCAAGTATGCGGAAGCGGTGCTGGCGGTCAAATACCGGGAAAAAGGGGAATACGGCATGCGCGGCGGACCGATGTATTATCTGGCCAAGGGCGCGGGACTTCCCCGCCTGGCGTGGTTGTTCGCCCTGTTCACCGCCATGGCGACCTTCGGCATCGGCAACATGACCCAGGCCAACGCGGTGGCCGCCATTTTCCAATCGACCTTCAACATCGAACCATGGCTGACCGGAACGGTCCTGATGCTGCTGACCGGGCTGGTCATTCTCGGCGGCATCAAGTCCATCGGCCGCTTCACCTCCCTGCTGGTGCCTTTCATGATCGTCGGTTACGTGGGCGCCGCGCTGCTGGTGCTGACGTTGAACGCAAGCGAGATACCACATGCCCTGTATCTGATCTTTTATCACGCCTTCAACCCGTCGGCCGCCACGGGCGGCTTTGTCGGGGCAACGGTAGCCGCGGCCATGCGTTACGGCGTAGCGCGCGGCGTCTTCTCCAACGAGTCGGGCCTGGGATCGGCCCCCATCGCCGCCGCCGCGGCACGGACCAAGGATCCGGTCAAGCAGGCCCTGGTCAGCATGACCCAGACCTTCATCGACACACTGGTGGTCTGCACCATGACCGCGCTGGTGATCCTCACCGCTCCCTGCTGGCTGCAGGGCGTAGCGCCCGGACAGTTGACCAGCGCCAGTTTCGGCGACACCCTGGGTCAGGGCGGGGTGGTGATTGTCGCCCTGGCCACCGGCCTTTTTGCCTATTCCACCCTGATCGGCTGGAATTACTACGGCGAAAAGGCCGTTGAATATCTGGCCGGGCCGCGCGCCATTAATCCGTACCGGGTTGTCTTCGTCTGCGTGGTGATCGTGGGCGCCATGATGAAGCTGGAATTCGTCTGGAATTTCTCCGACCTGATGAACGGCATGATGGCCATTCCCAACATCATCGGCCTGCTGCTGCTTTCCCAGGTGGTCAAAACCGAAACAGCCCGTTATTTTAAACGCTGA
- a CDS encoding DNA-binding protein: MDYRTGSISRVLTIRFDDGDDLLGGLTEIVKKENIRNSWFQVIGGIREIDLVTGPKEPVMPPDPVWREVRDARETLGSGSIFRDENDAPKIHLHAALGHHGETITGCLRKGSRTYLLLEVILFEICGFTAGRPWSEDKGFNILTFS, translated from the coding sequence ATGGACTACCGCACCGGCTCAATCAGCAGGGTCCTTACCATCCGTTTTGACGACGGCGACGACCTCTTGGGCGGCCTGACCGAAATAGTCAAAAAGGAAAATATCCGCAACAGCTGGTTCCAGGTCATCGGCGGCATCAGGGAAATCGATCTCGTCACCGGTCCGAAAGAGCCGGTCATGCCGCCGGATCCGGTTTGGCGTGAAGTGCGCGACGCCCGTGAAACCCTGGGCAGCGGCAGTATCTTCCGCGATGAAAACGATGCCCCGAAAATCCACCTCCATGCCGCCCTCGGCCACCACGGGGAAACCATTACCGGCTGCCTGCGCAAGGGCAGCCGGACATATCTGCTCCTGGAGGTGATCCTCTTTGAGATATGCGGATTTACCGCCGGCCGCCCCTGGTCCGAGGATAAAGGCTTCAACATCCTCACCTTTTCCTGA
- a CDS encoding pyruvate carboxylase subunit A (catalyzes the ATP-dependent carboxylation of a covalently attached biotin and the transfer of the carboxyl group to pyruvate forming oxaloacetate) codes for MVANRGEIALRIIRAIQELGHTAVAIYETPDNAALHIRTADEAIWIGDGPRSDYLSIEKIIRAAKSHYVDAIHPGYGFLAENPDFAKACEEAGIIFIGPPHEVIMKLGDKVTARKIMAEAGIPMVPGTANLSSGDAGLKEALEFAAKYKYPVMLKATAGGGGRGIRQIENDLQMKEQLPLARSEAKAAFNNDNVYLEKVVLQPKHVEVQIMADKYGNTVHLGTRDCSIQRRNQKLVEIAPSMIPDNKLLDEICATAVKAAKASNYFNAGTVEFLVDKDYNYYFMEINTRVQVEHTVTEMVTGIDIVRTQIKLALGKKLLFTQADVKMRGHAIEVRINAEDPQNNFMPEGGKTVTVYRSPGGYGVRLDGFVYQGFTVPEVYDSLLVKLTVFGFSWNETVDRMRRCLRNYTITGPKTTIPFYLNLVNDPDFQEGDFDTSYLETHPHLFDYKDDTSEVYKLAKLIAEIHYKKENVYAI; via the coding sequence ATGGTAGCAAACCGCGGTGAAATTGCGTTGCGAATCATTCGCGCCATTCAGGAGCTTGGGCATACGGCAGTGGCGATTTATGAGACGCCCGATAATGCCGCGCTCCATATCCGTACGGCTGATGAGGCAATCTGGATCGGCGACGGACCCCGGTCGGATTACTTGAGTATTGAAAAGATAATCCGGGCCGCCAAGTCCCATTATGTTGACGCCATCCATCCCGGTTACGGTTTCCTGGCGGAAAATCCGGATTTTGCCAAGGCCTGTGAAGAAGCGGGCATTATTTTCATCGGTCCGCCCCACGAAGTCATCATGAAACTCGGCGATAAAGTGACGGCGCGCAAAATCATGGCTGAAGCCGGAATTCCCATGGTGCCCGGCACAGCCAATCTTTCCTCCGGCGATGCGGGCTTGAAGGAAGCGCTGGAGTTTGCCGCGAAATATAAATATCCGGTCATGCTGAAGGCAACCGCCGGCGGCGGCGGCAGAGGCATTCGGCAGATCGAGAACGACCTGCAGATGAAAGAGCAGTTGCCCCTTGCCCGTTCCGAGGCCAAGGCTGCCTTCAATAATGACAATGTTTATCTGGAAAAGGTCGTGCTGCAGCCAAAGCACGTGGAAGTCCAGATCATGGCGGATAAGTACGGCAATACCGTTCATCTGGGCACCCGTGACTGCTCTATTCAGCGGCGTAATCAAAAGCTGGTTGAAATAGCACCGTCCATGATTCCCGACAACAAGCTGCTTGATGAAATTTGTGCAACGGCGGTCAAGGCGGCAAAGGCCTCCAACTACTTTAATGCCGGCACGGTTGAGTTCCTGGTGGACAAGGACTACAACTATTATTTCATGGAGATCAACACCAGGGTGCAGGTGGAGCATACCGTCACCGAGATGGTCACCGGCATCGATATCGTTCGCACCCAGATCAAGCTTGCCCTGGGCAAAAAGCTGCTCTTTACCCAGGCTGATGTGAAAATGCGCGGCCATGCCATCGAGGTGCGTATCAATGCCGAGGATCCGCAGAATAATTTCATGCCGGAGGGCGGCAAGACGGTCACCGTCTATCGGTCGCCCGGCGGATATGGTGTGCGTCTTGACGGTTTTGTCTACCAGGGTTTCACGGTTCCCGAGGTGTATGATTCCCTGCTGGTCAAATTGACGGTTTTCGGTTTTTCCTGGAACGAAACCGTTGACCGCATGCGCCGTTGCCTGCGCAACTACACCATAACCGGTCCGAAAACCACTATTCCTTTTTATCTGAATCTGGTCAACGACCCTGATTTCCAGGAAGGCGATTTCGACACATCGTATCTTGAGACCCATCCGCATCTTTTTGATTACAAGGATGATACCAGCGAGGTGTACAAACTGGCCAAGCTGATTGCCGAGATTCACTATAAAAAGGAAAATGTTTACGCAATTTAG
- a CDS encoding GGDEF-domain containing protein: protein MDKIGQSFKINAEIMKSRVTRHAVYGVLIAFCAILAATLLTASLQFGAISPDTILKAQKTNVTLWILDAMPFIFAFWGQHVSSIMAYEASSMVIDQTQELRTQTAALEYQAMHEATHDHLTDLPNRVLLRDRLEQAIRTAAREKQKIALFILDLDRFKEVNDTLGHYSGDRLLKQVALRLRGAVRQSDTLAHLGGDEFAILLPVIKASSDVNIVRKKIQSVFKSPFDLEGLKLEVQAGIGAAVYPDHGKDMDSIMQKADMAMYAAKQDDERFMLYSADLDRFSPHRLTLLGELRQGIENDELLLYYQPKIDATGNSVRGVEVLVRWQHPQHGFMPPDEFIPLAERTGLIKPLSFWVLRNAVKQAADWQESGLRLGIAINLSPSTLLDVELPDLITGVLASSTVRPEMITLEVTEGSIIKDPNRAMEILNKLADMGIRISIDDFGTGYSSLSYLKKMPATEVKIDKSFVMDMMNNENDAAIVKATIDLAHNLGLQVVAEGVENRQTADRLTDLGCDLLQGYYFSKPIASNELTKWLMAYR from the coding sequence ATGGACAAAATCGGCCAGTCGTTCAAGATCAATGCCGAAATCATGAAATCCAGAGTGACCAGGCATGCCGTTTACGGAGTGCTCATTGCCTTTTGCGCCATCCTTGCCGCTACCCTGCTGACCGCCTCTCTCCAGTTCGGCGCCATTTCGCCGGACACCATTCTCAAGGCACAAAAAACCAACGTCACCCTGTGGATACTTGACGCCATGCCGTTTATTTTTGCCTTCTGGGGCCAGCATGTCAGCTCCATCATGGCCTACGAAGCCAGCTCCATGGTCATCGACCAGACCCAGGAACTGCGCACCCAGACCGCGGCACTGGAATACCAGGCCATGCACGAAGCAACCCATGATCATCTCACCGATCTGCCCAATCGGGTTCTCCTGCGTGACCGCCTTGAACAGGCGATTCGCACCGCGGCGCGGGAAAAACAAAAAATCGCCCTGTTCATCCTCGACCTTGACCGCTTCAAGGAAGTCAACGACACCCTGGGCCACTACAGCGGCGACCGCCTGCTCAAGCAGGTTGCCCTGCGCCTGCGAGGTGCGGTGCGGCAATCCGACACCCTGGCTCATCTCGGCGGTGACGAATTCGCCATCCTCCTGCCCGTAATCAAGGCCAGCAGCGACGTAAACATTGTCCGAAAAAAAATCCAATCCGTCTTCAAATCGCCTTTCGACCTGGAAGGGTTGAAACTTGAAGTGCAGGCAGGAATCGGCGCGGCGGTTTACCCTGATCACGGCAAGGACATGGACAGCATCATGCAAAAGGCGGACATGGCCATGTACGCGGCTAAACAGGATGACGAGCGGTTCATGCTTTACTCCGCCGATCTCGACAGATTCAGCCCGCACCGCCTGACGCTGCTGGGTGAACTGCGACAGGGAATTGAAAACGACGAACTGCTCCTCTACTACCAGCCAAAAATCGATGCAACGGGAAACAGCGTCCGCGGGGTGGAGGTGCTGGTCCGCTGGCAGCACCCCCAACACGGCTTCATGCCTCCTGATGAATTCATCCCCCTGGCCGAACGGACCGGTCTGATCAAACCGCTTTCCTTCTGGGTGTTGCGCAATGCGGTCAAGCAGGCGGCGGACTGGCAGGAGAGCGGACTACGGCTCGGCATCGCCATCAATCTCAGCCCCTCCACCCTGCTCGATGTTGAGCTGCCTGATCTTATCACCGGCGTTCTCGCCTCATCAACGGTCCGGCCGGAAATGATCACCCTGGAGGTCACCGAGGGATCTATCATCAAAGATCCGAACCGGGCAATGGAAATCCTTAACAAACTCGCCGACATGGGCATCCGCATCTCCATCGACGATTTCGGCACCGGCTATTCGTCCCTCTCTTATCTCAAAAAAATGCCGGCCACCGAGGTAAAAATCGACAAATCCTTTGTCATGGATATGATGAACAACGAAAATGACGCCGCCATCGTCAAAGCGACCATTGATCTGGCCCATAACCTTGGTTTACAGGTGGTGGCGGAAGGAGTGGAGAACCGACAAACAGCCGACCGGCTCACGGACCTCGGTTGCGATCTCCTCCAGGGCTACTATTTCAGCAAACCGATAGCAAGTAACGAGCTGACCAAATGGCTCATGGCCTATCGGTAG
- a CDS encoding RNA methyltransferase — MFTYQKTNRYFAQIARGLEKFGAEEITNLGARDVKSAFMGIYFSGDLATLYRVNYMSRLCTRILAPLLTFDCHSTKYLYQTARKIEWHNLLTENSTFAIKASVAGSRIKHSQYAALCLKDAIADHFRDRCGIRPNIDTEHPDLWFNLRIDRNKAIISIDTSGGSLHRRGYRQESVEAPMQETVAAAIIRMSGWDGKTPLLDPMCGSGTIVSEALMHACRIPAGFLRQRFGFEMMQEFDPALWQQVKTEANNNIRRLPKGLISGSDIAPAAVKAARTNLAMLPHGDSIPIATKPYQQIRLTEQTVLVTNPPYGIRLQEKKGTDQFLRELGNFIKDQTNLTAAFIYLGKEELVKDTGLKPAWEKVLFNGGLEGRLVCWKSK, encoded by the coding sequence ATGTTTACCTATCAGAAAACAAACCGTTATTTTGCCCAGATCGCCCGGGGACTTGAAAAATTCGGCGCCGAAGAGATCACCAATCTCGGCGCCCGGGATGTCAAAAGCGCCTTCATGGGCATCTATTTTTCCGGCGACCTTGCCACCCTGTACAGGGTCAATTACATGTCCCGGCTTTGCACCCGGATTCTGGCCCCCCTTCTCACCTTTGACTGCCACAGCACGAAATATCTTTACCAGACGGCCCGCAAAATCGAATGGCACAACCTGCTGACGGAAAATTCCACTTTTGCCATCAAGGCGTCGGTTGCCGGGAGCAGGATCAAACATTCCCAGTACGCAGCCCTCTGCCTGAAGGACGCCATTGCCGACCATTTCCGTGACCGTTGCGGCATCCGGCCCAACATCGACACCGAGCATCCGGACCTGTGGTTCAACCTGCGCATTGATCGCAATAAAGCAATCATCAGCATCGACACCTCCGGCGGCTCCCTGCACCGACGGGGTTACCGCCAGGAAAGCGTCGAAGCGCCGATGCAGGAAACGGTGGCCGCGGCCATCATCCGCATGAGCGGCTGGGACGGCAAAACCCCGCTTCTTGACCCGATGTGCGGCTCCGGCACCATTGTAAGCGAGGCGCTGATGCACGCCTGCCGGATTCCCGCGGGCTTTCTGCGCCAACGCTTCGGTTTCGAGATGATGCAGGAATTCGACCCGGCTCTTTGGCAACAAGTCAAAACCGAGGCCAACAACAACATCCGTCGCCTGCCCAAAGGGCTCATTTCCGGCAGCGACATTGCGCCCGCTGCGGTGAAAGCGGCCAGAACAAACCTCGCCATGCTGCCGCACGGCGATTCCATTCCGATCGCCACCAAGCCCTATCAGCAAATCCGGCTCACTGAACAAACCGTGCTCGTCACCAACCCGCCCTACGGCATCCGCCTGCAGGAGAAAAAAGGCACGGACCAGTTCCTGCGGGAACTGGGCAATTTCATCAAGGACCAGACAAACCTTACCGCCGCCTTCATTTATCTCGGCAAGGAGGAGCTGGTCAAGGATACCGGCCTCAAACCCGCATGGGAGAAAGTTCTTTTCAACGGAGGGCTTGAAGGAAGGCTGGTCTGCTGGAAGTCAAAATAA
- a CDS encoding addiction module toxin RelE, whose amino-acid sequence MSSKLVFKEEAKKEWDKLDSSVRSVFVKKLKERITQPRIESARLCGMNDCYKIKLRNAGYRLVYQVRDKELVVSFIAVGKRDKNTAYRVAHSRS is encoded by the coding sequence ATGAGCTCTAAGCTTGTTTTTAAAGAAGAGGCCAAAAAAGAATGGGATAAGCTGGACTCTTCTGTTCGTTCTGTTTTTGTAAAAAAACTGAAAGAACGAATAACGCAACCACGTATTGAAAGCGCGAGACTCTGCGGAATGAACGATTGCTATAAAATTAAACTGCGTAATGCAGGTTATCGTCTCGTTTATCAGGTGAGGGATAAAGAACTTGTTGTTTCGTTTATAGCCGTAGGAAAGCGAGACAAAAACACTGCTTATCGTGTAGCTCATTCAAGAAGTTGA
- a CDS encoding transposase, producing MKRFILERSSDEFYTSHSGLALIGLGINRFTSLNAKLKKAIPDTKDIANTDVIRSYLGLLSLGKSDFEAIADMKDDRYFQQSLGIKAVPSPETLRQRLDETATVFQPIASSTYTEFIRNAKGKVTPLAMGHVAVDMDVFCMDNSGTKKEGSKHTYHGYDGYAPIAAYMGEEGWCINLEFREGSQHSQNNFIPFLQETISRAKSLTKKSLLFRLDSGHDAVETRATLYGHKKVDYILKWNPRKQDLPAWLARGLQEGEVSEPRRGKRVAVFSFNQLQEHEGKEFSTRLIVRVIERTIDKRGQLLLVPDIELEGWWTSLYLPEKEIIKLYRDHGTSEQFHSEFKTDMDLERLPSGKFATNSLIMSLAGLAYNILRFIGQLGLLGDRSPVRHSAKRRRIRTVIQELMYRAARLIETGRKLKLRFSRHCCAFDSFQAVYNRLAFG from the coding sequence ATGAAACGATTTATTCTTGAACGCTCATCGGACGAATTTTATACCTCTCATTCCGGCCTGGCCCTGATCGGGCTCGGTATCAATCGCTTTACCAGCTTGAACGCCAAGCTGAAAAAGGCGATACCCGACACCAAGGACATTGCCAATACAGATGTCATTCGCAGTTATCTCGGGCTCCTCTCGCTTGGCAAAAGCGATTTCGAAGCCATTGCCGACATGAAAGACGACAGGTATTTCCAGCAATCACTTGGCATCAAAGCGGTTCCTTCGCCCGAAACCTTGCGCCAGCGCCTTGACGAAACCGCAACAGTTTTTCAGCCAATTGCTTCCTCCACCTACACGGAGTTCATCCGCAATGCCAAAGGAAAAGTAACCCCCTTGGCCATGGGTCATGTCGCCGTCGATATGGACGTCTTTTGCATGGACAACTCCGGCACCAAAAAAGAAGGTTCCAAGCATACCTATCACGGTTATGACGGCTATGCGCCAATAGCCGCCTACATGGGAGAGGAAGGCTGGTGTATTAATCTTGAGTTCCGGGAGGGCAGCCAGCACAGCCAAAACAATTTTATTCCTTTTCTGCAGGAAACCATCTCCCGTGCCAAGTCTTTAACCAAAAAGTCACTGTTATTCAGGCTTGACTCCGGACACGATGCTGTCGAGACCCGAGCAACGCTTTATGGCCACAAAAAGGTCGATTACATCCTGAAATGGAATCCCCGCAAGCAGGACCTTCCCGCCTGGCTGGCCCGTGGGCTGCAAGAAGGAGAAGTGAGCGAACCACGACGCGGCAAACGGGTTGCCGTATTCAGTTTCAACCAGCTTCAGGAGCACGAGGGCAAGGAGTTCAGTACCCGCCTGATCGTCCGCGTGATTGAACGTACCATTGACAAACGCGGCCAGTTGCTGCTGGTGCCGGATATAGAACTTGAGGGCTGGTGGACATCCCTTTACCTGCCGGAAAAAGAGATCATCAAGCTCTACCGGGACCACGGCACAAGCGAGCAGTTTCACAGCGAATTTAAAACCGACATGGATCTTGAGCGGTTGCCTTCGGGAAAATTTGCGACCAATTCCTTGATCATGTCCTTGGCCGGCTTGGCTTATAACATCTTGCGGTTTATCGGCCAGCTTGGCCTTCTCGGTGATCGCTCACCAGTGCGCCACTCGGCAAAGCGCAGGAGAATTCGTACCGTTATTCAGGAACTCATGTACCGTGCAGCCAGACTGATTGAGACCGGCAGGAAACTGAAGCTGCGGTTCAGCCGCCACTGTTGCGCATTTGACTCGTTTCAGGCCGTTTATAACCGGCTTGCCTTTGGCTAA
- a CDS encoding pyruvate carboxylase yields the protein MDRIVQGMHITEVLKIMRSTDGYFVTNTTRDLSQSDFKNRILLHTDLLAAEARENANYFSLEITGGASVHVDILRKQVDPFLKLKQLREKMPNTMFQTLCRGVNLFGYRPYPQNVIRFAVREFAKYVDVWRVFDFMNHVPNMQAVFEEVQKAGKILEPCICFSTGPEHTDAFYVKKVGEILAVTGDEILLCIKNHGGLGTPKRIGDLVKSIKDAYPDIVIHYHGHNTDGNDIGRITAAVVNGAKIVDASDHAFTAYFGPPPVLSVLQTLKDYGHQAVGMDEGAVIETSEALRNERQYYDYFESQFKGFLPTVQIHKLPGGAMGSSFEQAMKGKFLHRMPEILHEELPKVQRELGNWWSVTPGSQILWTTAVSNVLGGERYGNCSGDLKNLLLGKYGPFPFYRPDDWIYEKAFGPEWKKILEEQGGMDEIEDIDIEKERVVLNDRLGYEPTDEQLVTYLQHPKDAVDFFKFEEKFGKVYVLPPSIFFKRGGFALGETLHFTDHNGKGHIIEIGPMQKNENGETSIYLNVDHHLRVFTMEAEVTEQGVAKEPTLSKKEILELGKIGDVRSPFGANVCEISVEVGQEVAVGDKLAVLEAMKMQTPVLAPVAGKVEMIEVKVGDPLKVGGKLLKIACD from the coding sequence ATGGACCGAATTGTTCAAGGTATGCATATCACGGAAGTACTGAAAATAATGCGGAGTACGGACGGTTATTTCGTCACCAACACGACCCGCGACCTTTCCCAGTCGGATTTTAAGAATCGCATTCTGCTTCATACCGATCTGCTGGCCGCGGAGGCGAGGGAAAATGCCAATTACTTTTCCCTGGAGATAACCGGCGGCGCCTCGGTGCATGTCGATATCCTGCGCAAGCAGGTCGATCCGTTCCTCAAGCTGAAACAGCTGCGGGAAAAAATGCCGAACACCATGTTTCAGACCCTGTGCCGCGGGGTCAACCTGTTCGGTTACCGGCCCTATCCGCAGAACGTCATCCGGTTTGCCGTGCGGGAGTTCGCCAAATATGTCGATGTCTGGCGCGTCTTTGACTTCATGAACCATGTCCCCAATATGCAGGCTGTTTTTGAAGAGGTGCAGAAGGCGGGGAAAATTCTGGAGCCGTGCATCTGCTTTTCCACCGGTCCGGAGCACACGGATGCGTTTTACGTGAAAAAGGTGGGTGAGATTCTTGCCGTCACCGGCGACGAAATTCTTCTCTGTATCAAGAACCACGGCGGTCTGGGAACCCCCAAGCGGATCGGCGATCTGGTGAAATCGATCAAGGATGCCTATCCTGATATCGTCATTCACTACCACGGCCATAATACCGACGGGAATGACATCGGCCGCATCACCGCCGCGGTGGTAAACGGGGCGAAAATCGTCGATGCATCGGATCATGCCTTCACCGCTTACTTCGGTCCGCCACCGGTGCTTTCCGTGCTGCAGACCCTGAAGGATTACGGGCATCAGGCGGTGGGCATGGATGAAGGCGCGGTGATCGAAACCTCCGAGGCGCTGCGCAATGAACGGCAGTATTATGATTATTTCGAGTCGCAGTTCAAGGGATTTCTGCCCACGGTGCAGATCCATAAGCTGCCGGGCGGCGCCATGGGCAGCAGTTTCGAGCAGGCGATGAAAGGCAAGTTCCTGCACCGGATGCCGGAGATTCTCCATGAGGAGCTGCCCAAGGTGCAGCGGGAACTGGGCAACTGGTGGAGCGTGACACCCGGCTCCCAGATCCTCTGGACCACCGCGGTCAGCAATGTGCTTGGTGGAGAGCGCTACGGCAACTGTTCCGGCGACTTGAAAAATCTGTTGCTCGGCAAGTACGGACCGTTTCCTTTTTATCGTCCGGATGACTGGATTTATGAGAAGGCCTTTGGGCCTGAATGGAAGAAGATCCTCGAAGAACAGGGCGGCATGGATGAAATCGAGGATATCGACATTGAAAAGGAACGGGTCGTGCTGAATGATCGACTCGGATACGAGCCCACCGACGAACAGCTCGTCACCTATCTGCAGCATCCCAAGGATGCGGTTGATTTCTTCAAATTCGAAGAAAAATTCGGCAAGGTGTACGTCCTTCCCCCGTCAATTTTCTTCAAGCGCGGTGGCTTTGCCCTGGGTGAAACCCTGCATTTCACCGATCATAACGGCAAGGGTCATATTATTGAAATCGGTCCCATGCAGAAAAATGAAAACGGTGAAACCAGTATCTATTTGAATGTCGATCACCATTTGCGGGTCTTTACCATGGAGGCCGAGGTGACCGAGCAGGGCGTGGCTAAAGAGCCGACCCTGTCCAAAAAGGAGATTCTGGAGCTCGGTAAAATCGGCGATGTCCGTTCCCCCTTTGGGGCCAATGTCTGCGAGATCAGCGTCGAGGTCGGCCAGGAAGTGGCGGTCGGTGACAAACTGGCGGTGCTTGAGGCGATGAAGATGCAGACCCCTGTTCTTGCCCCGGTGGCGGGAAAGGTGGAGATGATTGAAGTCAAGGTCGGCGATCCGCTGAAAGTAGGCGGCAAATTGCTGAAGATCGCCTGTGATTAA
- a CDS encoding ABC transporter → MERDEAGAIRVAGLTKHFGTYAAVDDVGFSVGRGEIFGFLGPNGAGKTTTIKMLAGLLKPDLGSISLCGHSMAEEPEKCKQLTAYIPDRPYLYEKLTGSEFLQFVAGLYGLSEAEFQRSERYLELFDLKEWQHHLIECYSHGMRQKIIMTSAFMLDAPLVIVDEPMVGLDPKSARIVKELFKSHARKGNTIFLSTHSLEIAEELCDRIAIILHGRIRSLGTLHSLRQEARLTESDLEDVFLQLTGADELAAIIAALKNDGG, encoded by the coding sequence ATGGAACGCGATGAAGCTGGAGCCATCCGAGTGGCGGGTTTGACCAAGCATTTCGGCACCTATGCCGCGGTGGATGATGTCGGTTTTTCGGTGGGAAGGGGAGAGATTTTCGGTTTTCTCGGGCCCAACGGCGCAGGGAAAACCACCACCATCAAAATGCTGGCCGGGCTGCTCAAGCCGGACCTTGGAAGCATCAGCCTCTGCGGTCACAGCATGGCGGAAGAGCCGGAGAAATGCAAGCAGCTCACCGCCTACATTCCGGACCGGCCCTACCTTTATGAAAAACTGACCGGTTCCGAATTCCTCCAGTTTGTCGCCGGCCTTTATGGGTTGTCGGAGGCGGAGTTTCAACGGTCAGAGCGGTATCTTGAGCTTTTTGACCTGAAGGAGTGGCAGCATCATCTCATTGAATGCTATTCCCACGGCATGCGGCAGAAGATCATCATGACATCGGCCTTTATGCTTGATGCGCCGCTGGTCATTGTCGACGAACCCATGGTGGGGCTTGATCCAAAGAGCGCCCGCATCGTCAAGGAGCTTTTCAAGAGCCATGCCCGCAAGGGAAACACCATTTTCCTTTCCACCCATTCCCTGGAGATTGCCGAGGAACTGTGCGACCGGATTGCCATTATCCTGCACGGTCGGATCCGTTCCCTGGGGACACTTCACTCCCTGCGGCAGGAGGCGAGGCTGACGGAATCGGACCTGGAGGACGTTTTTCTCCAGTTGACCGGCGCGGATGAACTCGCGGCGATTATCGCCGCTTTAAAAAATGACGGCGGGTGA